Proteins encoded in a region of the Populus nigra chromosome 3, ddPopNigr1.1, whole genome shotgun sequence genome:
- the LOC133689906 gene encoding transcription initiation factor TFIID subunit 5-like — MDEEAVVKFVETYLKKKGFKQAELAFHEEIQQQQQQQNNSNNAINIHSDPDLSTLLHSLSQPEDSPARYQEEYSKLRTWAYSSLDLYKHELLRVLYPVFVHCYMDIVAKGHIQDARNFFNSFREDHEMMHSRDLQKLEGVLSPTHLEEMEFAHTLRQSKVNIKICQYSDELMMQYLRKSKSTIILGIVNEHINFQVSPGQPISISDDPDAVTLIGSSQDAANQINKKEIHWGLLEDSLEERLEKTGGFLSDSEKTEGETKEGDMDENKKRPMDGGKQGASIKKSKKDKAASATAKAVRLEANTVPAAPRVKPELPLPVMPAEVEQSILEDLRNRVQLSSMTLPSVSFYTFINTHNGLNCSSISHDGSLVAGGFSDSSLKVWDMAKLGQQAGNSILQGETDTAPSEHVLGPNSGKRSYTLFQGHSGPVHSATFSPLGDFILSSSADTTVRLWSTELNANLVCYKGHNYPVWDVQFSPVGHYFASASHDRTARIWSMDRIQPLRIMAGHLSDVDCVQWHANCNYIATGSSDKTVRLWDVQSGECVRIFIGHRSMILSLAMSPDGRYIASGDEDGTIMMWDLSSGRCISPMMGHHSCVWSLAFSCESSLLASGSADCTVKLWDVTTSTKPAKTEENKSGNTHRLRLLKTLPTKSTPVSTLRFSRRNLLFAAGALSRSQ, encoded by the exons ATGGATGAAGAAGCTGTGGTGAAGTTTGTGGAGACGTATTTGAAGAAGAAAGGGTTCAAGCAAGCAGAGCTTGCTTTCCATGAAGAAAtccaacaacaacagcaacaacaaaacAACAGCAATAATGCTATCAATATCCACTCGGATCCTGATCTCTCAACCCTACTTCACTCCCTCTCTCA ACCAGAGGATAGTCCAGCACGTTACCAAGAGGAGTATAGTAAACTAAGAACTTGGGCTTATAGTTCGCTTGATTTGTACAAG CATGAGTTGCTTCGAGTGCTTTATCCAGTGTTTGTCCATTGTTATATGGATATTGTTGCTAAAGGGCATATCCAAGATG CAAGAAATTTTTTCAATAGCTTCCGTGAAGATCATGAAATGATGCACTCACGAGACCTTCAAAAGTTGGAAGGAGTTCTTTCTCCTACTCATCTGGAG GAGATGGAATTTGCTCATACTCTTAGGCAGAGCAAAGTCAACATTAAGATATGTCAG TACTCCGATGAGCTCATGATGCAGTATCTCCGGAAGTCAAAATCCACTATAATACTTGGGATTGTCAATGAGCATATTAACTTCCAAG TTTCTCCTGGACAGCCCATCTCAATTTCTGATGATCCTGATGCTGTTACATTAATTGGAAGCAGCCAGGATGCAGCTAatcagataaataaaaaagaaatacattgGGGG TTGCTTGAAGATTCTTTAGAAGAACGCTTGGAGAAGACGGGGGGTTTTCTCTCAGATTCTGAAAAGACAGAAGGAGAAACCAAAGAGGGGGACATGGATGAGAACAAG AAAAGACCAATGGATGGTGGAAAGCAAGGTGCTTcaataaaaaagtcaaaaaaggATAAGGCTGCTAGTGCAACAGCTAAAGCTGTTCGTCTTGAAGCAAATACAGTACCTGCAGCACCACGAGTCAAACCCGAGCTTCCTTTGCCAGTAAT GCCAGCTGAAGTGGAACAGTCTATTCTTGAGGACTTGAGAAACCGTGTACAGTTGAGTAGTATGACACTGCCATCTGTTAGCTTTTATACCTTTATCAACACACATAACGG TTTAAACTGTTCTTCAATATCCCATGATGGATCCTTGGTTGCTGGTGGATTCTCAGACTCCTCACTGAAG GTTTGGGACATGGCAAAGCTTGGACAGCAAGCTGGCAATT CTATTTTGCAGGGTGAAACTGATACTGCTCCGAGTGAACATGTATTGGGGCCAAACAGTGGCAAAAGATCTTATACTTTGTTTCAGGGTCATTCGGGCCCCGTTCATTCAGCCACTTTTAGCCCCCTTGGGGATTTTATTTTGTCTTCTTCAGCAGATACAACAG TTCGATTATGGAGCACAGAACTCAATGCAAATCTTGTTTGCTACAAAGGCCATAATTACCCTGTCTGGGATGTTCAG TTCAGTCCCGTGGGACATTATTTTGCCAGTGCTTCGCATGATCGCACAGCAAGGATTTGGTCTATGGATAGGATACAGCCTTTGAGGATAATGGCAGGTCACTTGTCTGATGTTGAT TGCGTGCAATGGCATGCCAACTGCAATTACATTGCCACTGGCTCCAGTGACAAAACAGTTCGACTGTGGGATGTACAGAGCGGGGAGTGTGTCCGCATTTTTATTGGTCATAGGAGCATGATTTTGTCATTGGCCATGTCACCTGATGGTCGATACATAGCATCTGGTGATGAAGATGGCACTATCATGATGTGGGACCTCTCAAGTGGCCGATGCATATCGCCTATGATGGGACACCATTCATGTGTATGGTCACTTGCCTTCAG TTGTGAAAGTTCCCTTCTTGCTTCTGGTTCGGCTGATTGTACTGTAAAATTATGGGATGTAACTACAAGCACAAAGCCCGCAAAGACAGAAGAAAA CAAAAGTGGAAATACACACAGATTGAGATTGTTAAAAACTTTGCCAACGAAGTCCACTCCTGTTAGCACTTTGAGG TTTTCGCGTAGGAATCTCCTTTTCGCAGCTGGAGCCCTCTCTAGAAGTCAGTGA